One window of the Perca fluviatilis chromosome 5, GENO_Pfluv_1.0, whole genome shotgun sequence genome contains the following:
- the ccm2l gene encoding LOW QUALITY PROTEIN: cerebral cavernous malformations 2 protein-like (The sequence of the model RefSeq protein was modified relative to this genomic sequence to represent the inferred CDS: inserted 1 base in 1 codon): MDYEPKKSRKSFVSPIKRLVWSKSTRRPVDRGSVYRRPLHTVPLYPPDYLIHPERLIFDYVEKEVKFLGHLTWVSVSLNPSSRDELLQLLDTARQLKVLPLKTSVDQDCILSLSARCLLLTWRDNEKLLVRIPTHEIAAASYLRDDALHLLVLKTGLNVDTVVAGDDSLDRKKPTGIDGRRQTMSCNADPRPAGGTMERRHTICGVDWRPSLSRSSHDKNQNVERREGGGGGERGGGERGGGGSLERKRVGGSWERRQQTRKTGGSWENRRARPMSGSWGVGVGGGGGGGSWERRHGGGGXRGSWERRGGGGGGGGGSWERRQACTGSWERGKSYGSWERRNHNPLEPTPCPDAYCNLVILAVENRDAAEEYCSLICQMFQIIYGHQTIECVDRAGFHHSMPDRYWLQRSDSCLTDMSYGYDPEFSCCSSYDGSQDAFELYYSETYSESSSLSLQDSHRSLASASDGGDSNPALLLMQEYMITLRNKLIPVELQHFAVLLREYRLGSNIDHFCSELLQLYGDNRKFLLMGMRPFIPDKDVGVFESFLESIGIREGGILTDSFGRIKRSMSSTSATAMRGYDNGSLASGSQEFNRRMTDITHDIQALGFQDTHGDIEEEDYYL; encoded by the exons AGTTTTGTCTCTCCTATCAAGCGGCTGGTGTGGTCAAAATCGACTCGCCGGCCGGTGGATCGAGGCAGCGTTTACCGGCGCCCGCTGCACACCGTCCCTCTCTACCCCCCCGACTACCTCATCCACCCGGAGAGACTCATCTTCGACTACGTAGAGAAGGAGGTCAAG TTCCTCGGTCACCTGACCTGGGTGTCGGTTTCCCTGAACCCCTCCAGCCGAGacgagctgctgcagctgctggacACAGCCAGG CAGTTGAAGGTGCTGCCGTTGAAGACCAGCGTGGACCAGGACTGCATTCTGAGTCTGTCCGCTCGCTGTCTGCTGCTGACGTGGAGAGACAACGAGAAGCTGCTGGTGAGGATTCCCACACACGAGATCGCTGCTGCCTCCTACCTGAGAGACGACGCGCTGCACCTGCTGGTCCTCAAGACAG GTCTGAATGTGGATACAGTGGTTGCCGGGGACGACAGCCTGGACCGGAAGAAGCCAACGGGCATAGACGGCCGACGTCAAACCATGAGCTGCAATGCCGACCCCCGGCCCGCAGGGGGCACCATGGAGCGGCGGCACACCATCTGCGGAGTCGACTGGAGGCCCTCGCTGTCCCGCAGCAGCCACGACAAAAACCAGAATGtggagaggagggaaggaggaggaggaggagagagaggcgggggggagagaggaggaggaggcagttTAGAGAGGAAGAGGGTGGGAGGGAGCTGGGAGAGGAGGCAGCAAACGCGCAAAACAGGAGGGAGCTGGGAAAACCGCAGAGCGAGACCCATGAGCGGGAGCTGGGGGGTAGGGGTGGGAGGGGGTGGCGGTGGAGGGAGCTGGGAGAGGAGGCACGGGggaggtg ggagggggagctgggagaggaggggaggaggtggTGGCGGCGGCGGTGGGAGCTGGGAGCGGCGGCAAGCCTGCACAGGAAGCTGGGAACGGGGGAAGAGCTACGGCAGCTGGGAGAGGAGGAACCACAACCCGCTGGAGCCCACGCCCTGCCCCGACGCCTACTGCAACCTGGTCATCCTGGCCGTGGAGAACAGG gatGCCGCAGAGGAGTACTGTTCCCTGATCTGTCAGATGTTCCAGATCATTTACGGCCATCAGACCATCGAGTGTGTGGACAGAGCGGGGTTTCATCACTCCATGCCGGACCGCTATTGGCTGCAGAGGA GTGACAGCTGTCTGACTGACATGTCCTATGGCTATGATCCAGAgtttagctgctgcagctccta tgatgGCTCCCAGGATGCCTTTGAGCTCTACTACAGTGAGACGTACAGTGAGAGCTCGTCTCTCTCGCTGCAGGACTCCCATCGCAGTCTGGCTTCAGCCAGTGACGGAGGAGACAGTAACCCCGCCCTGCTGCTGATGCAGGAGTACATGATCacg CTGCGTAACAAGCTGATTCCGGTGGAGTTGCAGCACTTTGCCGTGTTGCTGAGAGAATACAGACTGGGATCAAACATCGACCACTTCTGCTCCGAGCTGCTGCAACTGTATGGTGACAACCGCAAGTTCCTGCTGAtgg GCATGCGTCCGTTCATCCCAGACAAGGACGTCGGGGTGTTTGAGAGTTTCCTGGAGAGCATCGGGATCCGGGAGGGAGGCATTTTAACCGACAGCTTTGGACGCATCAAACGCAGCATGAGCAGCACGTCGGCTACGGCCATGAGGGG gTACGATAACGGCTCTCTGGCCTCAGGATCGCAGGAATTCAACCGACGCATGACTGACATCACACACGACATCCAGGCGCTGGGCTTCCaggacacacacggagacattGAGGAGGAAGACTACTACCTCTGA